CCAATCAGATTAATTGTTGTACTGGCCGTTGTTGCTCCATTAAAATAATATTCTAACTTGTAGCTGTTTGCGACTAAATCAATACTTTTATCGGTTCCATTAAAAATCTCAATAGCTTTATTATTTGAAGATCCTTCTACATATTCACTTATAATTAAATCTGTATAATTTCCACCGCCTGAATTTGCTTCAGTTTGCACCGTTAGTGTTGGTACAACTCCATCGGTTTTATAATTCAATTGTCCGGGATTTTCATTATATGAATAAATTTTAAAGTAATAATTAGTACTTGCCGTAAGTCCACTGAATGAATAATTATCTGCAGCCGAATAATTAATATTAACCGTAGCCGAACCGTCTGTTAAATTTGTATCATCAGCATACATAACACCATCTGAAGGATCAGTAAACACTCCTGTTTTATTTGCCAGTAAAAGATATCCAGATGGAACTTGAGCTCCAGGCAAAGCATCAGTCCAGGTTGTTTGTATTGATGAAGTTGTTACAGTACCAGATGCAAAGGTTGTTAAGTAATTTGTAGGTTCTGTTGCTAAAGTTCCGTTAAATAATACACTCGCTATAGGGAATGTTCCATCAATTTTATAATTGGTTAACGCACCACTCCCATTGTATGAAAAGATAGCAGCATAATACACAGTGTTACTTGTAAGATTCGTAAATCCGAAATTATTTAGCCCTGCATAAGATAAGTTAATCACAGCTTTACCATCAGATAAACTTCCATCATCTGGATAGGTTTCCCCATCAATAGGAAGGAAATAATTATTCCTATCGTAAACGATCAATAAATAATCAGAAGGCGCTTGTGTACCCGCTAAAGCGTCAACCCAGCTAAACTGAATCGTTGAGGCTCCTGTGATTCCGGTAAAATTTGTAACGTAATTTGTTGGCTCAATTGCATAGGTTGGATTCAACTTGCTAAGATTATTAAAATCTATATAGTTAACATATTCTGGATGATCAACAAGCGGGTTTCTGTTCTGTTGAACAGATTGGATATAATTGTTTCTATCAACTTCCCATTTATCAGGCGGATCTTGTTTGTGCCATTGAATCAAAGTAGCTAAATCTTGTGGTCCCTCGCTAAGAGAAGGAAGTCTTGTATTGTTTAACCAATTGAAAGTCCAATCGTAACCACTTATTCCATTATATCTAATAGGCATATATAATAAGGCTCGAGCTGCATCGCCTTTATGTGCATCACGAGGTTCATAAACTAATTTACCATTAATATCAGTTCCGTACTTACCTTCGAGGAAAGTGCTAATCACATTAACAACTTTGCCTAGTGGATGATTACTCCTTACACCATTTGCTCCATTCTGGTGTGTTGGAAACAAATGATATTGATCTGAATATTCATCTAAAGAAGTTGAAGGATATCCCGGCTGCCAGCTATGGCAAAAAGTGTGTTCACGACTCATTGGTAACCAGGTAAATGTACCCGAATATATATATTCAAAATGACTGTAAACACAAAACACAGAACTAGTTCCATTACCATTATTAATCGAAGCAAAGTTCGCAATGTTTGTTTCATCAAAATTATCATAGCTAACTTTTGTATAAGGATTTCTAATCCTGTTTTCAAGATCAGTCACAAAAGATGCTGCATTAGGATCGATACTATTATAATAAGTACCCGACTGAGATAAAATGAATTGAGTGAAGAAAAGAAAAACTGTTATAAAGAATAATTTAAAAGTAGCTCTCACCTGCATAGCAATCCTTAATATGAATGATTTTGAAATAGTCTAGTTTCCGGGAAACATTAGAAATGTTCTAGAAAACACTGGCGAAATTACTGAACTAATGCTGAATAATAAATATTAGCAGTGATATAAATTAAAAAGGCTCAGTAGCCTGAGCCTTTTTGTCAAGTAGTAAGAAATCGATTGTCACTTAACCAAGGTCATTTTTCTTGTTTGTGTAAATGAACCTGATTCAATTTTGTAAATATACATTCCGCTATTTAGTTCACTTGCATCAAAGTTTATTGTATGCGTTCCAGATTCTTTAAACTCATTTACAAGAGTTCTTATCTGCTGACCAAGTATATTATATAATGTTAATTTTACCATCCCTACATCCGGTAAATTGAATTTTATTGTTGTAGTTGGGTTAAATGGATTTGGATAGTTCTGACTTAACTCGAATTTCTTAACTCCATTCATATCAATCTCTACTGTTTTAGAATATTCAAACTCTCCATCGTTATCTATTTGTTTTAGTCTGTATGAATACCTTCCTGAATTTACTTTATTATCAACAAATGAATAATCTTTGGTGAGTTTGAATTACCATTACCTTCAACAAAACCAATCTTTTCCCAATTATTCTTTACAACAGAACGCTCAACATCAAATCCATAGTTGTTAACTTCAGTTGCTGTATTCCAGCTTAACTTAACAGTTGAACCAATTGTTGTTGCTGAGAAGGATGTAAGTTCTACAGGAAGCGAAGGATTCCCTAAATCTGTAAAATCATCTATGTTAAAAGTATTCCACTCGGTTGCAGGATCAAATACATCAAAACCATTTCTATCACCAATAGCAATAAGATTTTGACGTCTCAAAGTATGATCTAGTGTCGTATTTTGTTCTGTGCCCCAAAAAGTACCTGGATCAAAACCAATTTGACCAACTACATCAAGTATATTACCTGAAGCACCGCCAACGCGCAGAACAAGAGCATCATCACCATTAAATGTTAATGAGCTGCTAGTCTGATCTGCTAATCCCAACAATGTTGTACCAGCACTGGAATTAGCTAAAACAAAAACCTCTTCGCTTAATAAAGTTCCAGTAAGGGCAATAGTATTAGTGACTGAGCTGGAACCATTTGCATAGATCAGTACTACATAATTGCCGGCAGTGAGATCAACATCGCTACCCGAAATATTAATAATTTCAACTGCTTTATTATTGCTTGAACCTTCTACATATTCAGAAAAGAATAAATTTGGTAAGACGCCTGTTATACTGCCATTACATGTAACATTGAGCGTAACACTGCCACCACCAGCATTTGTAATATCTTCATTATCATAGGTACCTGCCGCTAACCCAGCAATCAATCTAACGTGAATATCAGTAGCTGTTCCATCATATGCTGTTAAAGTAATTTCACTTGTGAAAGTTGCATCGTCCAGGGATATCTCATAGTCAGCAGGTGCTGTTACTGTAACATCACTTCCGTCCAAGTCTGTTCCAGTTAAAGTATAAAGCTGTGAAGTTGAAGGACCATTACCAAATACATAGCTTAGTGAATTTAAGGAAGAAACTGATGAAGATAGTAGTGGTACTGCTGCACTTCCAGGTGCAAGTCCAAAACCAGTAATATCAGCAGCAGGATTTGTACTTACTACTTCAAATCTTAAACTTGGATCAGACCAACCTACTACGTTACCAGTAGTAATTCCACTTAAAAGTTGTATGTTTTGGTTTGCAGTTGAAACCGTGCCACCTGTCCATGCTGTTCCTGGATCGACGCCAGGTGTACCAAATATATCTGTTGTAGTACCACCATATACCAAAGCCAATGCATCATCGCCATTAAATGTAAAAGCAAATGTATAAAATGCCGCACCATTGCCAACAGCAGTTGCCTGCATATCTGTTGTTCCAATTACAAGTACAGCTCCAGGGGCTAGTGTTCCTGAACTTATAGTATATAGTGTAGCTAAAGCAGCTCCATTTGTTCCCTGTCGTACTACTAAATTATTTGTTGAAAAATCTAATGTTGATGTAGTATTATTCCAGACTTCAATGCCTTTAGGAACAGAACCAGAATTAGTCTCAACATACTGACTAATTATTTGGGAAAAAGAAAATGAAGAAAAAAATAAAATTGTTACAATCAGTAACCCAAATTTTTTCATAGTGAACCCTCGTGAATAAATAAATTGTGAAATAATTTAATTAAAAGTCGTATGTAAGAAAGTAAGATGGTTTTACGGTTTGCATAGCGTGTAAAACCAAATTCCCGAGTCCAAAGTAAATAAAGAGAGCTAATTAATCCACCATTGGTAAATTAATTATTTGTTAATAATGTAATTTGTTGTTTGCGGACAAATAATTAAACACAAGTTGAATCCCACTCCTGCCTACCGAAGGCAGGTTCGCGGGAATGACAAAAATACATTACTTTCTTTTTGAGGTTAATTTTCCGTAAACACCGCTGTATCCTGTTAAATCAGAATTGATAGAGCCAACAACTACTTTTGTTTTAACTCGTACAGGAATTTTTGCTTCATCGTTTGTTAACCAGATCATTATGCTGCCTTCGTTTTTGAACAATCCGCCTTCCTGCACCAATGGTTCAACAATTATGCAATCAAATTTTCCAGCTTCAACTTCAATGGTTTCTTTGCCGTGATAAACTACATCAAGATCGTAAACTTTATCTTTATAAAAATTCTTTAATGGAATTCTATCGCCAACTTTTAATCCTGAGTAATCCAAAGTTCTTGCATAAAAGAATGCCGAAACAATATCATTTACATATTTAGGAATATCAAACTCGCCGCCGCTGGTTTTTGCTTTACCTTTTCTTTGATCAAAGAAAGCAGAAAAATCTCTTGAGTAATTTCCTTCTCGAATGTGCTGTTCAAATCTCCAGGGAAAAATTCCTTCTACATCAATATAGGTTTCGTATCTATCACGAACTTTAAAGAAGTTATCAAAAGTTGAAACAGTGTTAACTTCAAAAGTTACGTGGTACGCTTCTCTGCCTGATATTTTTTTAATTTTTGGTATTTCAAAAGATGCTACTCCTGCTGTTACAAAACCATATTTAACATCAAATGTAAGTTTTTCACCTTCACGAAAAGCATTGTTTTCAATTTTACGGAATTCATCTTTTTTCTGTGCTACAGCTGATGAAAGAGCAATCAAAGCTATAGACAAAATGATAATTAAAGTATTTATTTTAATAAAGGATTTCATTTACTACTCCTTAAAGTTTATTTAGAACATTTTTAATATCGTTATGCACTTTATTTATATTAATCGAATCCATACAATTTAATTTTTCACATTGTTCACGAGTACAATTTTTACAATCTATGTTTGGCTCGTACACAAGTTTTTTATTTGTGTAAGGCGCCCAACGCTCTTTTGAGCATGAAACTATTTTGGGATAAAACCCCACTGCATATTTTCCTAGTGCCGCCGCAATGTGTATCGGTCCAGTTGAGTTTGAAATAAACATAACTGATTTACTAATCAAGGCAGTTAGTTCATCAAGATTAAATTTACCTGCAAAGTTTTTTGCCTTACCCGATGATTTTATTTTCTCACAAAGTTCAACTTCGTTTTTATTTCCTGTTAAGATGATCTGAACATTATCTTCATCAAGTTTTTTTACAAGCTCTGAAAATTTATTTATCGACAAATCAATAGAGCTTCCACCGCTGCCGGGATGAACAATAACAATTGGTTTTTGTAAATCTATTTTTTCATCCAATAAAATCTTAATAATGTTTTGTTGTAATTGTTCATCTACTCTTAAATCATAACTAACATTTTTTTCATCAACATTATTCTTGATGCTTAATTTTTCAAGAAGATTAACATTGTATTCAAGTTCGTGTCGTTCAGCATTTTTTCTGTGTTCATAAACTTTTTGATTAAATAGAAAAGAATACCATCTATAGCCAGTTCCGATTCTATTTTTTATTCCACTTAAAAACATAATTAACGAAGGAATAAAAATGGGACGAACAACAATACAAGTATCGAACTTTTTTGATCTTATAAGTTTTAAGTTATCAAATAGCTCAAACTTGCCATCGGATTCATTAAGAACAATTACTTCA
Above is a genomic segment from Ignavibacteriales bacterium containing:
- a CDS encoding lamin tail domain-containing protein; the protein is MKKFGLLIVTILFFSSFSFSQIISQYVETNSGSVPKGIEVWNNTTSTLDFSTNNLVVRQGTNGAALATLYTISSGTLAPGAVLVIGTTDMQATAVGNGAAFYTFAFTFNGDDALALVYGGTTTDIFGTPGVDPGTAWTGGTVSTANQNIQLLSGITTGNVVGWSDPSLRFEVVSTNPAADITGFGLAPGSAAVPLLSSSVSSLNSLSYVFGNGPSTSQLYTLTGTDLDGSDVTVTAPADYEISLDDATFTSEITLTAYDGTATDIHVRLIAGLAAGTYDNEDITNAGGGSVTLNVTCNGSITGVLPNLFFSEYVEGSSNNKAVEIINISGSDVDLTAGNYVVLIYANGSSSVTNTIALTGTLLSEEVFVLANSSAGTTLLGLADQTSSSLTFNGDDALVLRVGGASGNILDVVGQIGFDPGTFWGTEQNTTLDHTLRRQNLIAIGDRNGFDVFDPATEWNTFNIDDFTDLGNPSLPVELTSFSATTIGSTVKLSWNTATEVNNYGFDVERSVVKNNWEKIGFVEGNGNSNSPKIIHLLIIK
- a CDS encoding glycosyltransferase family 9 protein yields the protein MIIEPKNILIVRTDRIGDLVLTLPLAGLIKKQYPNCKVSFLVREYTKNIVYNHPFIDEVIVLNESDGKFELFDNLKLIRSKKFDTCIVVRPIFIPSLIMFLSGIKNRIGTGYRWYSFLFNQKVYEHRKNAERHELEYNVNLLEKLSIKNNVDEKNVSYDLRVDEQLQQNIIKILLDEKIDLQKPIVIVHPGSGGSSIDLSINKFSELVKKLDEDNVQIILTGNKNEVELCEKIKSSGKAKNFAGKFNLDELTALISKSVMFISNSTGPIHIAAALGKYAVGFYPKIVSCSKERWAPYTNKKLVYEPNIDCKNCTREQCEKLNCMDSININKVHNDIKNVLNKL
- a CDS encoding DUF3108 domain-containing protein; its protein translation is MKSFIKINTLIIILSIALIALSSAVAQKKDEFRKIENNAFREGEKLTFDVKYGFVTAGVASFEIPKIKKISGREAYHVTFEVNTVSTFDNFFKVRDRYETYIDVEGIFPWRFEQHIREGNYSRDFSAFFDQRKGKAKTSGGEFDIPKYVNDIVSAFFYARTLDYSGLKVGDRIPLKNFYKDKVYDLDVVYHGKETIEVEAGKFDCIIVEPLVQEGGLFKNEGSIMIWLTNDEAKIPVRVKTKVVVGSINSDLTGYSGVYGKLTSKRK
- a CDS encoding endonuclease, whose product is MRATFKLFFITVFLFFTQFILSQSGTYYNSIDPNAASFVTDLENRIRNPYTKVSYDNFDETNIANFASINNGNGTSSVFCVYSHFEYIYSGTFTWLPMSREHTFCHSWQPGYPSTSLDEYSDQYHLFPTHQNGANGVRSNHPLGKVVNVISTFLEGKYGTDINGKLVYEPRDAHKGDAARALLYMPIRYNGISGYDWTFNWLNNTRLPSLSEGPQDLATLIQWHKQDPPDKWEVDRNNYIQSVQQNRNPLVDHPEYVNYIDFNNLSKLNPTYAIEPTNYVTNFTGITGASTIQFSWVDALAGTQAPSDYLLIVYDRNNYFLPIDGETYPDDGSLSDGKAVINLSYAGLNNFGFTNLTSNTVYYAAIFSYNGSGALTNYKIDGTFPIASVLFNGTLATEPTNYLTTFASGTVTTSSIQTTWTDALPGAQVPSGYLLLANKTGVFTDPSDGVMYADDTNLTDGSATVNINYSAADNYSFSGLTASTNYYFKIYSYNENPGQLNYKTDGVVPTLTVQTEANSGGGNYTDLIISEYVEGSSNNKAIEIFNGTDKSIDLVANSYKLEYYFNGATTASTTINLIGTLAVGNVFVVADASSVQAIINAANQTSSSSFFNGNDAVVVKKGNTIVDVIGQVGYDPGTQWGTGTITTLNHTLRRKITVTQGDTNPSNVFDPAIEWDGYANDTFNGLGQYEGNLPVELTSFSGRVIGKSVMLNWETATELNNYGFNIERAVISNGERNLSWEKIGFVNGNGNSNSPKDYSFVDDNISSGRYSYRLKQIDNDGQFEYSKIIEVDMNGVKKFELSQNYPNPFNPSTTIRFSLPEAGNVKLTLFNILGQEVRTLINEYKESGVHTINFEASELNSGMYIYKIEAGSFTQTKKMTLVK
- a CDS encoding T9SS type A sorting domain-containing protein, with product MNGVKKFELSQNYPNPFNPTTTIKFNLPDVGMVKLTLYNILGQQIRTLVNEFKESGTHTINFDASELNSGMYIYKIESGSFTQTRKMTLVK